A stretch of the Archocentrus centrarchus isolate MPI-CPG fArcCen1 unplaced genomic scaffold, fArcCen1 scaffold_26_ctg1, whole genome shotgun sequence genome encodes the following:
- the rusc2 gene encoding iporin isoform X2: protein MDSPPKLSGETLIVHHIPLVHCQVSGGRQGGCGSSMKRSNPFSPPENLGLSRTTSLPERDILQREALLYSSLIQTSSGSWSSHNGGREQKGGGRGGSTASDDSSFTSSNSEDQLITAHTLPRAKPKTRNPLRHNPFLLNTEDDEDDEGEEDDGDNLSGYLEDSSFHLHSDTNSALDDGLAPFHLHDLGFASEPFLLHSSVGGSSRESLRGGASDLSNHLEDLDILDLNSQRRHGSSGSNMSMDCGDQDWGDDDEEDEDHPMRCGRSSKTGSYSSSSSTQHCSCCTLSQNYPRHFPEGFSEPFSECQQGYGSDSSCNSSDGVLVNFSAIYNKMNNSVPEKPPVSGPTNLNSSTDHSCTSSASDLPGNRDSNGGAFYLDLHTSPTEPPLSQQLGNTFPLIREPHLSSSSTCSCSVEHQGVLDLDANCNSFHPPHVGSSGDLASCLQSQARLVVATQNYYKLVTCDLSSQSSPSPAGSSVNSCSDEHSKGSPTPTQPSEYFLFRQQAREEGVEEEDEEGASTRRDDEEEEEEDEEKKKNQQGASGAKAAPALIEGQVYVNISPPMSGRGVIGGGASTGSRPRSRSYDRNLDKSPSPRLGSLERMLSCPVRLSEGAVLAPPPPPRVTSFAEIARSKRRTGGTGGSPSVKAAADAISSHSHSSVDFSPILEQRVEADSQALSPVPFTRCYSQGSIERHLEGGRETRAKAEGGLSSSAESRPAVVRYSKDQRPTTLPIQPFTFHHQFASKAPQPKPLAPLLTGYISSMQGRSSLGSGSGSGSGSGSGGPVGEDSEDAAEKVHSFHGSLTTTAPPPGSVRPSPLGSYSPVRLQGAPSSGTCSTCTPSPKPTHSLSCPLSAGLGPLHSPPMVKQGGASAPLPPTPPPSSLGVKRGAVPPMLPAVQGHCFHRGGLPSLPALHSDNLSPLGCLDSAKHGEGNKGHAARTHNGVGQSAKLQQSYSDFLPDYFSLTEKPPEEFCLSPDASTSSSFSSSLQSHISVDLTQKRALVKAVNTAVDLIVAHFGTSRDPDVKAKLGNSWVSPNVGHLILKYLCPALRDVLQDGLKAYVLDLIIGQRRCQPWSLVEASTQLGPSTRVLHSLFSKVSQYSELTSHSMRLNAFIFGLLNLKSLEFWFNHLYTHEDIIAAYYSPWGFLPLSQGPCQPLFEELLLLLQPLSLLPFDLDLLFEPHLLQKGQEQLRRKEQLCSAGQSVDQSSCSTFQLMRGWSNTVSEMVKDSSAEVKKEKAGLRREGTWPRMEGVGLRREVSGGRSMLRREGVTAESMTARPDSRGTVKEVGFAHLWKERGVEGQRVKGVGQESHGECEDIPEKDKRKEKDRVPADEGRQRQDRQAGWWYQLMQSSQVYIDQSTEGSKFVKTEKRKKSSERRQGQLPPTREGVVEGAEASQEGEGEKTNSSSLSREPCGSRGRPSWMGSPPESVLNQEKETNPLEVTGTGPHAGTQAESPSQGQSLRWGRLFGSSVGSPSRAEGAEQKAKAQKTRPPSGWLGLDRSVLDLVALTIAAGSGKKAELPATPTRTQSTAPPMSTHPTEAKLQSPCEVRALCHHIATEPGQLSFNKGDILRVLSKADPDWLLCSLGSTQGLVPIVYVTLNSMEDSQDATGLGYC, encoded by the exons ATGGACAGCCCTCCTAAACTGTCTGGTGAGACGCTGATTGTGCATCACATTCCCCTGGTGCATTGTCAGGTGTCAGGTGGGCGGCAAGGTGGCTGTGGGAGCTCAATGAAGAGGAGCAACCCTTTTAGCCCACCAGAGAACCTGGGCTTGAGTCGCACCACTTCCCTTCCTGAGAGAGACATCCTCCAGAGAGAAGCTCTGCTCTACAGCAGCCTGATCCAGACCTCTAGTGGGTCCTGGTCCTCCCACAATGGAGGAAGAGAACAAAAGGGTGGCGGGAGAGGCGGCAGCACAGCCAGTGATGATTCATCATTTACCTCGAGCAATTCAGAGGACCAGCTGATTACAGCACACACATTACCCAGAGCCAAACCGAAGACCAGGAATCCATTGCGTCATAATCCATTCCTGCTGAATACCgaagatgatgaggatgatgaaggGGAGGAAGATGATGGTGACAACCTCAGTGGTTACCTTGAAGACTCCTCTTTTCACCTTCACAGTGACACTAACTCTGCACTCGATGACGGATTAGCACCCTTTCATTTACACGACCTTGGCTTTGCTTCTGAGCCCTTTCTCCTTCACAGCTCAGTGGGAGGAAGCAGTCGGGAGTCCCTGAGAGGTGGAGCCTCGGATCTTTCTAACCACCTAGAGGACCTCGACATCTTGGACCTTAACAGCCAACGGCGCCATGGAAGCAGCGGCTCCAACATGTCAATGGACTGTGGGGATCAAGACTGGGGGGATGAcgatgaagaagatgaagatcaTCCGATGAGGTGTGGGAGAAGCAGCAAAACGGGCTCCTACTCTTCCAGCTCTTCCACCCAGCACTGCTCCTGCTGCACTCTCTCCCAGAATTACCCTCGGCACTTCCCCGAAGGCTTCTCTGAGCCTTTCTCAGAGTGCCAGCAAGGCTACGGCAGCGACTCCTCTTGCAACAGCTCCGATGGCGTGCTTGTCAACTTCAGTGCCATCTACAACAAGATGAACAACAGTGTGCCAGAGAAGCCACCAGTCTCTGGTCCCACCAACCTCAACAGCTCCACCGACCACTCCTGCACCTCGTCTGCTTCTGATCTGCCAGGAAACCGAGACTCAAATGGAGGAGCTTTCTATTTGGACCTTCACACTTCACCAACTGAACCTCCCTTATCTCAGCAACTTGGAAACACATTCCCGCTCATCCGTGAACCGcacctgtcctcctcctccacctgttCCTGCTCCGTGGAACACCAGGGAGTTCTTGACCTCGATGCCAACTGCAACTCCTTCCACCCTCCTCATGTAGGGTCCTCTGGTGATCTTGCTTCCTGTCTCCAGAGTCAGGCACGCCTGGTTGTCGCCACCCAGAACTACTATAAACTGGTCACATGTGACCTTTCATCCCAGTCGTCCCCGAGTCCCGCAGGCTCCTCAGTTAACAGCTGCTCAGATGAGCACAGCAAAGGCAGCCCCACCCCAACTCAGCCGAGTGAGTACTTCCTCTTCAGGCAGCAAGCTCGTGAGGAGGGagtggaggaagaggatgaagagggaGCGTCAACTAGG CgggatgatgaggaggaggaggaggaggatgaagagaagaagaagaaccagcaGGGAGCTAGTGGGGCTAAAGCTGCTCCTGCTCTGATTGAAGGCCAGGTGTATGTCAACATTTCTCCTCCTATGTCTGGTCGGGGTGTTATTGGAGGTGGAGCGTCCACCGGAAGCCGTCCACGTTCTCGGAGCTACGATCGCAACCTGGACAAGTCTCCGTCGCCACGGCTCGGCTCACTAGAGCGTATGCTGAGCTGCCCCGTTCGGCTCAGCGAGGGCGCCGTCCTGGCCCCGCCTCCTCCTCCAAGGGTAACCTCCTTCGCAGAGATCGCTAGAAGCAAACGGAGAACTGGAGGAACAGGTGGATCGCCCTCAGTGAAGGCAGCTGCGGACGCCATCTCCTCCCACTCGCACtcctctgtggatttttctcCGATCCTGGAGCAACGTGTGGAGGCTGACAGTCAGGCCCTGTCGCCCGTACCCTTTACCAGATGCTACAGTCAAGGCAGTATAGAGCGACACCTGGAAGGGGGGAGAGAAACCCGGGCCAAGGCAGAAG GTGGTCTCTCGAGTTCTGCAGAAAGCCGCCCAGCGGTGGTGCGCTACAGTAAGGACCAGCGGCCCACCACCCTTCCCATCCAGCCCTTTACCTTCCACCACCAGTTTGCATCTAAAGCCCCCCAGCCCAAGCCCCTGGCTCCCCTGCTCACAGGCTACATCTCTAGCATGCAGGGCCGCTCCAGCTTGGGCTCTGGGTCTGGGTCTGGGTCTGGTTCTGGCTCCGGAGGTCCGGTTGGGGAGGACAGTGAAGATGCAGCTGAGAAAGTCCACAGCTTCCATGGTTCTCTCACCACAACAGCTCCTCCTCCTGGATCAGTTAGGCCTTCGCCTCTTGGGAGCTACTCCCCGGTCCGGCTCCAGGGGGCACCCAGCTCTGGGACCTGCTCCACCTGCACCCCCAGCCCTAAGCCAACACACAGCCTCTCCTGCCCGCTTTCAGCAGGCCTCGGCCCCCTGCACAGCCCACCGATGGTAAAACAGGGAGGGGCATCAGCTCCATTACCCcctactcctcctccttcatcactgggggtgaagAGAGGGGCGGTGCCACCAATGCTGCCAGCAGTGCAGGGACACTGTTTCCACCGTGGAGGTCTGCCGAGCTTACCAGCACTTCATAGTGACAATCTGAGCCCACTGGGCTGCCTGGACTCTGCAAAGCATGGGGAGGGAAACAAAGGACATGCAGCCAGGACACATAACG gAGTGGGCCAATCAGCTAAGCTGCAGCAGAGCTACAGCGACTTCCTGCCAGACTACTTTTCTCTGACAGAGAAGCCGCCTGAGGAGTTCTGCCTCTCCCCTGACGCGtccacctcctcttccttttcttcATCCTTGCAGTCTCACATCTCTGTTGACCTGACGCAGAAGAGAG CTTTGGTGAAAGCTGTGAACACTGCAGTGGATCTGATCGTGGCACACTTCGGCACCAGCAGAGACCCCGATGTGAAG GCAAAGCTCGGGAACAGCTGGGTGAGTCCCAACGTGGGTCACCTGATCCTGAAGTACCTGTGTCCGGCCCTGCGCGATGTGCTGCAGGACGGTCTGAAGGCCTACGTGCTGGACTTGATCATCGGACAGCGCCGCTGTCAGCCCTGGAGCCTCGTGGAGGCCTCCACACAGCTGG GCCCGTCCACACGTGTTCTCCACAGCCTGTTCTCAAAGGTGAGCCAGTACTCGGAGCTCACGAGCCACAGCATGAGACTGAACGCCTTCATCTTCGGCCTGCTCAA CCTGAAATCTTTGGAGTTCTGGTTCAATCACCTGTACACACATGAAG ATATTATAGCAGCATACTACAGCCCATGGGGTTTCCTTCCCCTGTCACAGGGGCCATGCCAGCCTCTCTTTGAGGAGCTCCTTCtcctgctgcagcctctgtcaCTGCTCCCCTTTGACCTGGACCTGCTGTTTGAACCGCATCTCCTccaaaagggacaggagcagctGCGTCGCAAGgagcagctctgctctgcaggCCAGAGCGTTGACCAGTCGAGCTGCTCCACCTTCCAGCTCATGAGGGGGTGGAGCAACACTGTCAGCGAAATGGTCAAGGACTCGAGTGCAGAGGTGAAGAAAGAGAAGGCAGGGCTGAGGCGAGAAGGAACATGGCCAAGGATGGAAGGAGTTGGGTTGAGAAGAGAGGTGTCAGGGGGGAGATCGATGTTGAGGAGAGAGGGGGTTACAGCTGAGAGCATGACAGCCAGGCCTGATAGCAGAGGGACAGTGAAGGAAGTAGGGTTTGCACATCTCTGGAAGGAGAGGGGGGTTGAAGGGCAGAGGGTGAAAGGTGTAGGGCAGGAGAGCCATGGAGAATGTGAAGATATACCggagaaggacaagaggaaggaaaaagacAGAGTTCCTGCAGACGAAGGACGTCAGCGGCAAGACAGACAGGCCGGCTGGTGGTACCAGCTCATGCAGTCCTCCCAGGTCTACATCGATCAGTCCACAGAGGGGTCAAAGTTTGTTAAGactgagaagagaaagaagtcaTCGGAGAGACGACAGGGCCAGCTACCACCCACGAGAGAGGGTGTGGTGGAGGGAGCGGAGGCCAGCCAAGAAGGTGAGGGTGAGAAGACGAACAGCAGTAGCTTGAGCAGAGAGCCATGTGGATCCAGGGGGCGGCCTTCGTGGATGGGCAGCCCCCCAGAGTCTGTTCTCAATCAGGAGAAAGAGACCAACCCtctggaggttacagggaccgGACCCCACGCTGGAACCCAGGCGGAGAGCCCCTCACAGGGGCAGAGTCTGCGCTGGGGCCGGCTCTTTGGCTCTAGTGTTGGTTCTCCCTcaagagcagagggagctgaacaGAAGGCAAAAGCCCAAAAGACCAG ACCTCCGTCGGGCTGGCTTGGCTTGGATCGGTCTGTTCTTGACCTTGTAGCACTGACCATTGCAGCAGGCAGTGGGAAGAAGGCGGAGCTTCCTGCCACACCAACTCGCACCCAAAGTACAGCTCCACCAATGTCGACTCACCCAACTGAAGCCAAACTACAGTCTCCCTG TGAAGTACGAGCACTGTGCCACCACATTGCCACCGAGCCCGGACAGCTGAGCTTCAACAAGGGCGACATCCTGCGCGTTCTGAGCAAGGCCGACCCTGACTGGCTGCTCTGCTCCCTGGGCTCCACCCAGGGCTTGGTTCCAATCGTCTACGTCACCCTCAATAGCATGGAGGACAGCCAGGATGCCACTGGACTCGGGTACTGCTGA
- the rusc2 gene encoding iporin isoform X1, translating into MDSPPKLSGETLIVHHIPLVHCQVSGGRQGGCGSSMKRSNPFSPPENLGLSRTTSLPERDILQREALLYSSLIQTSSGSWSSHNGGREQKGGGRGGSTASDDSSFTSSNSEDQLITAHTLPRAKPKTRNPLRHNPFLLNTEDDEDDEGEEDDGDNLSGYLEDSSFHLHSDTNSALDDGLAPFHLHDLGFASEPFLLHSSVGGSSRESLRGGASDLSNHLEDLDILDLNSQRRHGSSGSNMSMDCGDQDWGDDDEEDEDHPMRCGRSSKTGSYSSSSSTQHCSCCTLSQNYPRHFPEGFSEPFSECQQGYGSDSSCNSSDGVLVNFSAIYNKMNNSVPEKPPVSGPTNLNSSTDHSCTSSASDLPGNRDSNGGAFYLDLHTSPTEPPLSQQLGNTFPLIREPHLSSSSTCSCSVEHQGVLDLDANCNSFHPPHVGSSGDLASCLQSQARLVVATQNYYKLVTCDLSSQSSPSPAGSSVNSCSDEHSKGSPTPTQPSEYFLFRQQAREEGVEEEDEEGASTRRDDEEEEEEDEEKKKNQQGASGAKAAPALIEGQVYVNISPPMSGRGVIGGGASTGSRPRSRSYDRNLDKSPSPRLGSLERMLSCPVRLSEGAVLAPPPPPRVTSFAEIARSKRRTGGTGGSPSVKAAADAISSHSHSSVDFSPILEQRVEADSQALSPVPFTRCYSQGSIERHLEGGRETRAKAEGGLSSSAESRPAVVRYSKDQRPTTLPIQPFTFHHQFASKAPQPKPLAPLLTGYISSMQGRSSLGSGSGSGSGSGSGGPVGEDSEDAAEKVHSFHGSLTTTAPPPGSVRPSPLGSYSPVRLQGAPSSGTCSTCTPSPKPTHSLSCPLSAGLGPLHSPPMVKQGGASAPLPPTPPPSSLGVKRGAVPPMLPAVQGHCFHRGGLPSLPALHSDNLSPLGCLDSAKHGEGNKGHAARTHNAHHLSPQALKWREYRRRNPLGVERVSGCHASAGLGPRPARRNVFDFPSVPSAHKLGRLNGVGQSAKLQQSYSDFLPDYFSLTEKPPEEFCLSPDASTSSSFSSSLQSHISVDLTQKRALVKAVNTAVDLIVAHFGTSRDPDVKAKLGNSWVSPNVGHLILKYLCPALRDVLQDGLKAYVLDLIIGQRRCQPWSLVEASTQLGPSTRVLHSLFSKVSQYSELTSHSMRLNAFIFGLLNLKSLEFWFNHLYTHEDIIAAYYSPWGFLPLSQGPCQPLFEELLLLLQPLSLLPFDLDLLFEPHLLQKGQEQLRRKEQLCSAGQSVDQSSCSTFQLMRGWSNTVSEMVKDSSAEVKKEKAGLRREGTWPRMEGVGLRREVSGGRSMLRREGVTAESMTARPDSRGTVKEVGFAHLWKERGVEGQRVKGVGQESHGECEDIPEKDKRKEKDRVPADEGRQRQDRQAGWWYQLMQSSQVYIDQSTEGSKFVKTEKRKKSSERRQGQLPPTREGVVEGAEASQEGEGEKTNSSSLSREPCGSRGRPSWMGSPPESVLNQEKETNPLEVTGTGPHAGTQAESPSQGQSLRWGRLFGSSVGSPSRAEGAEQKAKAQKTRPPSGWLGLDRSVLDLVALTIAAGSGKKAELPATPTRTQSTAPPMSTHPTEAKLQSPCEVRALCHHIATEPGQLSFNKGDILRVLSKADPDWLLCSLGSTQGLVPIVYVTLNSMEDSQDATGLGYC; encoded by the exons ATGGACAGCCCTCCTAAACTGTCTGGTGAGACGCTGATTGTGCATCACATTCCCCTGGTGCATTGTCAGGTGTCAGGTGGGCGGCAAGGTGGCTGTGGGAGCTCAATGAAGAGGAGCAACCCTTTTAGCCCACCAGAGAACCTGGGCTTGAGTCGCACCACTTCCCTTCCTGAGAGAGACATCCTCCAGAGAGAAGCTCTGCTCTACAGCAGCCTGATCCAGACCTCTAGTGGGTCCTGGTCCTCCCACAATGGAGGAAGAGAACAAAAGGGTGGCGGGAGAGGCGGCAGCACAGCCAGTGATGATTCATCATTTACCTCGAGCAATTCAGAGGACCAGCTGATTACAGCACACACATTACCCAGAGCCAAACCGAAGACCAGGAATCCATTGCGTCATAATCCATTCCTGCTGAATACCgaagatgatgaggatgatgaaggGGAGGAAGATGATGGTGACAACCTCAGTGGTTACCTTGAAGACTCCTCTTTTCACCTTCACAGTGACACTAACTCTGCACTCGATGACGGATTAGCACCCTTTCATTTACACGACCTTGGCTTTGCTTCTGAGCCCTTTCTCCTTCACAGCTCAGTGGGAGGAAGCAGTCGGGAGTCCCTGAGAGGTGGAGCCTCGGATCTTTCTAACCACCTAGAGGACCTCGACATCTTGGACCTTAACAGCCAACGGCGCCATGGAAGCAGCGGCTCCAACATGTCAATGGACTGTGGGGATCAAGACTGGGGGGATGAcgatgaagaagatgaagatcaTCCGATGAGGTGTGGGAGAAGCAGCAAAACGGGCTCCTACTCTTCCAGCTCTTCCACCCAGCACTGCTCCTGCTGCACTCTCTCCCAGAATTACCCTCGGCACTTCCCCGAAGGCTTCTCTGAGCCTTTCTCAGAGTGCCAGCAAGGCTACGGCAGCGACTCCTCTTGCAACAGCTCCGATGGCGTGCTTGTCAACTTCAGTGCCATCTACAACAAGATGAACAACAGTGTGCCAGAGAAGCCACCAGTCTCTGGTCCCACCAACCTCAACAGCTCCACCGACCACTCCTGCACCTCGTCTGCTTCTGATCTGCCAGGAAACCGAGACTCAAATGGAGGAGCTTTCTATTTGGACCTTCACACTTCACCAACTGAACCTCCCTTATCTCAGCAACTTGGAAACACATTCCCGCTCATCCGTGAACCGcacctgtcctcctcctccacctgttCCTGCTCCGTGGAACACCAGGGAGTTCTTGACCTCGATGCCAACTGCAACTCCTTCCACCCTCCTCATGTAGGGTCCTCTGGTGATCTTGCTTCCTGTCTCCAGAGTCAGGCACGCCTGGTTGTCGCCACCCAGAACTACTATAAACTGGTCACATGTGACCTTTCATCCCAGTCGTCCCCGAGTCCCGCAGGCTCCTCAGTTAACAGCTGCTCAGATGAGCACAGCAAAGGCAGCCCCACCCCAACTCAGCCGAGTGAGTACTTCCTCTTCAGGCAGCAAGCTCGTGAGGAGGGagtggaggaagaggatgaagagggaGCGTCAACTAGG CgggatgatgaggaggaggaggaggaggatgaagagaagaagaagaaccagcaGGGAGCTAGTGGGGCTAAAGCTGCTCCTGCTCTGATTGAAGGCCAGGTGTATGTCAACATTTCTCCTCCTATGTCTGGTCGGGGTGTTATTGGAGGTGGAGCGTCCACCGGAAGCCGTCCACGTTCTCGGAGCTACGATCGCAACCTGGACAAGTCTCCGTCGCCACGGCTCGGCTCACTAGAGCGTATGCTGAGCTGCCCCGTTCGGCTCAGCGAGGGCGCCGTCCTGGCCCCGCCTCCTCCTCCAAGGGTAACCTCCTTCGCAGAGATCGCTAGAAGCAAACGGAGAACTGGAGGAACAGGTGGATCGCCCTCAGTGAAGGCAGCTGCGGACGCCATCTCCTCCCACTCGCACtcctctgtggatttttctcCGATCCTGGAGCAACGTGTGGAGGCTGACAGTCAGGCCCTGTCGCCCGTACCCTTTACCAGATGCTACAGTCAAGGCAGTATAGAGCGACACCTGGAAGGGGGGAGAGAAACCCGGGCCAAGGCAGAAG GTGGTCTCTCGAGTTCTGCAGAAAGCCGCCCAGCGGTGGTGCGCTACAGTAAGGACCAGCGGCCCACCACCCTTCCCATCCAGCCCTTTACCTTCCACCACCAGTTTGCATCTAAAGCCCCCCAGCCCAAGCCCCTGGCTCCCCTGCTCACAGGCTACATCTCTAGCATGCAGGGCCGCTCCAGCTTGGGCTCTGGGTCTGGGTCTGGGTCTGGTTCTGGCTCCGGAGGTCCGGTTGGGGAGGACAGTGAAGATGCAGCTGAGAAAGTCCACAGCTTCCATGGTTCTCTCACCACAACAGCTCCTCCTCCTGGATCAGTTAGGCCTTCGCCTCTTGGGAGCTACTCCCCGGTCCGGCTCCAGGGGGCACCCAGCTCTGGGACCTGCTCCACCTGCACCCCCAGCCCTAAGCCAACACACAGCCTCTCCTGCCCGCTTTCAGCAGGCCTCGGCCCCCTGCACAGCCCACCGATGGTAAAACAGGGAGGGGCATCAGCTCCATTACCCcctactcctcctccttcatcactgggggtgaagAGAGGGGCGGTGCCACCAATGCTGCCAGCAGTGCAGGGACACTGTTTCCACCGTGGAGGTCTGCCGAGCTTACCAGCACTTCATAGTGACAATCTGAGCCCACTGGGCTGCCTGGACTCTGCAAAGCATGGGGAGGGAAACAAAGGACATGCAGCCAGGACACATAACG CACACCACCTCTCTCCTCAGGCTCTCAAATGGAGGGAGTACCGTCGTCGAAACCCTCTGGGAGTGGAGAGGGTCTCAGGGTGCCACGCTTCTGCTGGATTGGGACCACGACCTGCCAGACGCAACGTCTTTGATTTCCCTTCAGTCCCGTCTGCCCACAAGCTGGGCCGGCTCAATG gAGTGGGCCAATCAGCTAAGCTGCAGCAGAGCTACAGCGACTTCCTGCCAGACTACTTTTCTCTGACAGAGAAGCCGCCTGAGGAGTTCTGCCTCTCCCCTGACGCGtccacctcctcttccttttcttcATCCTTGCAGTCTCACATCTCTGTTGACCTGACGCAGAAGAGAG CTTTGGTGAAAGCTGTGAACACTGCAGTGGATCTGATCGTGGCACACTTCGGCACCAGCAGAGACCCCGATGTGAAG GCAAAGCTCGGGAACAGCTGGGTGAGTCCCAACGTGGGTCACCTGATCCTGAAGTACCTGTGTCCGGCCCTGCGCGATGTGCTGCAGGACGGTCTGAAGGCCTACGTGCTGGACTTGATCATCGGACAGCGCCGCTGTCAGCCCTGGAGCCTCGTGGAGGCCTCCACACAGCTGG GCCCGTCCACACGTGTTCTCCACAGCCTGTTCTCAAAGGTGAGCCAGTACTCGGAGCTCACGAGCCACAGCATGAGACTGAACGCCTTCATCTTCGGCCTGCTCAA CCTGAAATCTTTGGAGTTCTGGTTCAATCACCTGTACACACATGAAG ATATTATAGCAGCATACTACAGCCCATGGGGTTTCCTTCCCCTGTCACAGGGGCCATGCCAGCCTCTCTTTGAGGAGCTCCTTCtcctgctgcagcctctgtcaCTGCTCCCCTTTGACCTGGACCTGCTGTTTGAACCGCATCTCCTccaaaagggacaggagcagctGCGTCGCAAGgagcagctctgctctgcaggCCAGAGCGTTGACCAGTCGAGCTGCTCCACCTTCCAGCTCATGAGGGGGTGGAGCAACACTGTCAGCGAAATGGTCAAGGACTCGAGTGCAGAGGTGAAGAAAGAGAAGGCAGGGCTGAGGCGAGAAGGAACATGGCCAAGGATGGAAGGAGTTGGGTTGAGAAGAGAGGTGTCAGGGGGGAGATCGATGTTGAGGAGAGAGGGGGTTACAGCTGAGAGCATGACAGCCAGGCCTGATAGCAGAGGGACAGTGAAGGAAGTAGGGTTTGCACATCTCTGGAAGGAGAGGGGGGTTGAAGGGCAGAGGGTGAAAGGTGTAGGGCAGGAGAGCCATGGAGAATGTGAAGATATACCggagaaggacaagaggaaggaaaaagacAGAGTTCCTGCAGACGAAGGACGTCAGCGGCAAGACAGACAGGCCGGCTGGTGGTACCAGCTCATGCAGTCCTCCCAGGTCTACATCGATCAGTCCACAGAGGGGTCAAAGTTTGTTAAGactgagaagagaaagaagtcaTCGGAGAGACGACAGGGCCAGCTACCACCCACGAGAGAGGGTGTGGTGGAGGGAGCGGAGGCCAGCCAAGAAGGTGAGGGTGAGAAGACGAACAGCAGTAGCTTGAGCAGAGAGCCATGTGGATCCAGGGGGCGGCCTTCGTGGATGGGCAGCCCCCCAGAGTCTGTTCTCAATCAGGAGAAAGAGACCAACCCtctggaggttacagggaccgGACCCCACGCTGGAACCCAGGCGGAGAGCCCCTCACAGGGGCAGAGTCTGCGCTGGGGCCGGCTCTTTGGCTCTAGTGTTGGTTCTCCCTcaagagcagagggagctgaacaGAAGGCAAAAGCCCAAAAGACCAG ACCTCCGTCGGGCTGGCTTGGCTTGGATCGGTCTGTTCTTGACCTTGTAGCACTGACCATTGCAGCAGGCAGTGGGAAGAAGGCGGAGCTTCCTGCCACACCAACTCGCACCCAAAGTACAGCTCCACCAATGTCGACTCACCCAACTGAAGCCAAACTACAGTCTCCCTG TGAAGTACGAGCACTGTGCCACCACATTGCCACCGAGCCCGGACAGCTGAGCTTCAACAAGGGCGACATCCTGCGCGTTCTGAGCAAGGCCGACCCTGACTGGCTGCTCTGCTCCCTGGGCTCCACCCAGGGCTTGGTTCCAATCGTCTACGTCACCCTCAATAGCATGGAGGACAGCCAGGATGCCACTGGACTCGGGTACTGCTGA